The following proteins are encoded in a genomic region of bacterium:
- a CDS encoding SRPBCC family protein: MKEFELNHEIFVKASAKKVFEVWTDFEHWPQLYPETYESVKVQREGNRVMTEEVIKTMAGKQQATIETVLEPPHRYIRYFKDGPMEGSIRTTTLETSNDGTVVRTQMQVKLGGMVAMLLGDLAEMLFQKNIEKLSQSHARVAEAEAPEK; encoded by the coding sequence ATGAAAGAATTTGAACTCAATCATGAGATCTTTGTGAAGGCCTCCGCCAAAAAAGTCTTTGAGGTCTGGACCGACTTCGAGCACTGGCCGCAGCTTTATCCCGAAACTTATGAAAGCGTGAAGGTTCAGCGGGAAGGCAATCGAGTCATGACAGAAGAAGTAATCAAAACAATGGCCGGAAAACAACAGGCCACCATTGAAACGGTTTTGGAACCTCCGCATCGTTATATCCGGTATTTCAAAGATGGTCCGATGGAAGGATCGATTCGAACGACCACCCTGGAAACATCCAACGATGGAACTGTGGTTAGAACTCAGATGCAAGTGAAACTTGGGGGAATGGTTGCCATGTTACTTGGCGATCTCGCCGAAATGCTCTTCCAGAAGAATATTGAAAAACTTTCGCAATCCCATGCGCGCGTCGCAGAGGCAGAAGCTCCTGAAAAATGA